Genomic DNA from Setaria italica strain Yugu1 chromosome V, Setaria_italica_v2.0, whole genome shotgun sequence:
ATCATTTCACCTATATTACTCAGATCAAACACTTGAAACCACCCAGCTCTATAAAACCTGTACAGGGTTGCACATGTCTTAGTGTTTGTCTGCCTGGTGATGCCAACTGCAGTTGTGCACAGCGTAATGGAGGCAACTTACCGTATGGCTCATCAGGATTGCTAGTCTGCCGCAAGCCTATGGTTTATGAATGTGGTGAATCCTGTCGGTGTTCATTCAACTGCCGTAACAAGGTGACCCAAAAAGGAGTTAGGATCCACTTTGAGGTCTTTAAGACCGGAAATCGAGGCTGGGGTCTTCGTTCATGGGACCCCATACGAGCTGGTTCATTTTTATGCGAGTATGTTGGTGAGGCTATTGATGATGCTAAATGTGATTTGAATAGTCATGAGGATGATTATATGTTTCAAACATTGTGTCCTGGTGAGAAGACTTTAAAATGGAATTACGGACCTGAATTGATAGGGGAGCAAAGCACAAATATTTCAGCTGATACCTTTGAGCCTCTGCCTCTTAAGATAAGTGCAAAAAAAATGGGAAACGTCTCGCGTTTCATGAACCATAGTTGTGCTCCTAATGTCTTCTGGCAACCAGTTCAGTTTGACCATGAAGATGATCATCGCCCGCATATCATGTTCTTTGCAttgaagcacattcctcccatgaCAGAGTTGACTTATGACTATGGTGATATTGGAACTGATTCTAGTGGTGTTCCTAGAGCTAAGAACTGCCTTTGTGGATCCTCGAACTGCCGGGGGTTCTTTATCTGACTACAGAAGATGTGCATTCTATCTACCAACATTACCATCAGTTAGGTAAAaacttctgaatttttttccagTTCTAAGCACCAGCCATACTTATAGTTACTGTTGAACTTTCCTTCTTGTTTCTGAGGGATGGAGTTATTTCACAAACAGCCAGTTTGCTTTGGTATCCTGTTTAGTTTCTTACAGTAAATCCATACTTTGCTACAGTACTATTTAATTTTGTTTCCTATTTATTTTACTGCTGGCTATCTGACAATGTATCACATAAGTTTTATATCCATACGTTATCAGGGTGTGTTTAGTTTGAGGAATCAAGTATTTTAGAATAGAGTGGTCCATCATGCTTGAGTAATGAGGTGGGATGGATCAACTCATTGTATCCATATCCAGCctactcaaaccaaacactatATACGGCATCCCATGATGAACAGTGTGGAACCATTTCCATTGTTTCATATCCAGCTTTTGATTTCGTTATTAGCAAATTCTTGGCGATGTGGACTTTGAGTCCCAATTGTTGTCTTAATTCTACAGCTGATATTGCAAGACAGTATCAGATTTAAATGTTCTTAAATTGCCACTCAGCATTTGGAAGTGTTTTACGTGATACTCCTTCAATCAAGTCTCTATATTTGTGCATACATGTCAATGGAATTATCTCTTACCAATGGTCATACATGCCTTTTGCAGATCTTTTTGGGCGTTACAGAAGTAAAAGCAGGACCGGTTCAAACGGCTTACGCCAAGACTGCCATTGTGGAATCATTAATTTAACTAATGTTCTGCTTTTATAAATACCCATTCCCGCACAACTGTTCCTTTTGTGGGGAAGAACGTAGGTCTTGCAGTTGCAGGATCAATTTTGTATAGTTTCTAGTAGTGCGCTAACCATGTGGACACTTCAGTCTTGCGGCCGTTCAAAGAATAAGTGATCCCTTGGCGGTCAATTATGTGAATTCAAGTATGCAAGATATTCGGAATTACTGCTGGTATGCTGACATATGGTTTAATGGTTATTTGAACTCGCTCACTCCCATTATTTGCAGTTAAGTACTTAAGTAGTTTTCTGGATGTATACACGAGGGCATTATGATGGTGTTTTGATTGTTTTCCATGTTCTCTCTTCCAAAATAATTTGCCACTTCTTTTGCGACAAAGACATCCACCGTtatcaaatactccctccatctctaaaaatatactccctctattccaaaCAAattgcataataatatctatgaacctagaaaaattaaaacgacctgcaatttggaattggaactgcataataatatctatgaacctagaaaaattaaaacgacctgcaatttggaattggaacggagggagtagcatataAATTTGGACCTTTAATAGTGCATGTAGCAGCTGTTGTATGCAAATAAAATTGGGCCTTTAATAGCGCATGTAACAGGTTTTTCATGCTGAAGAGATTGACATGCAATAAGGACTTCGACGTTGGGACGACGGTTGGCGCCACCGTTTATGCCCTGAATTCTTGAAATACAATGGTACACGTTGGGTCTCCATCTGATAGTTTCCTGTCTAACTAGACAGAGAAGCTCTAGATAACCAAATGCATTGACGATTCAATATGGTTCATTTGTTTCATGGTAGGTTGAAGTTGAACTAGAAAACAACAGCTTGAATCGTAGATATGCTCACAATCGGTTAAAGTGGGCCTTTACGTTAAGCCTGGGCAAAGGGCACCCGAGTAGAATCTCGGCCACGATAGGATTTCACATTTCGCAAATCGTAGCgtgcgtttggttttgggacgacGTGGGTCGGGTCCaactcgtgtttggatgagagggatgggttggaccAGTCTTTTATTTGATCGAAGAGGTTGATTGGTTGAAGAGGTtgagagggttgggatggatgtccttttaacaccgttaaTTGTGAACCCCACCTGTCAGCTGCGGAacccacctgtcatcctcttcttttttgtccCTCActccctctttcttcttcctcctttcttcttcctcctggcgccgcccggcctcctctcctccctggcGCCACCGGCTTCTCCCCGGCGCCCGCGCGCCCCCTGCTCCTCCACGACGCCGCCaacctcctcccccgccgccgatctcctcctccctgcGCCGCCTGACTCCTCCCTCtgcgccggcctccgcctccaccggcgGGCGGAGCTCCCCTGGCCGCCCCATCCCCGCTCGGCTCCCGCTCTCCCCTCCCCGCCCACTaccacctcctccccgccgccaccctctcctccccacccggcaacgccgcctcctccccaccaccaccctctCCTCCCCGCCCAGCGATGCCAGCTACTCCCCGCACACCGACGGCGACCGAGGAAGGCAGCGACCACACGGGCGAGCACGAAGATGGAGCCACACAGCGTCCATCTAGGTTCGCGCGGTCCGTTGATTTTGGAGGAATTCGCTGAAACCGAATCTCATGGGAATATTCCTGTGTGGTTGAACCCAACCCAGACCTCTTTTGAACCAAACGCAGGACGAAGGGGGTCGAACCCGTTCCGGACCCCTCCCAGTACCCAAACACACGGGTAGTATCACAACTTTTCCCAGTTCGAACTTCAAACTCATACATTGGTTACAGAACTACGGTTAGGTTTACATACATTGGCTAAAATTGCCTAACTCAAAGCTCGCACTATTGGCAACTGAAAATTGGCTATGTTACAGAAGTTTGAAATTTTAAAAACACAAAGGGAAAGATTGGTTCAAAGCATCCTCGTGGTGTTCCCGACTCTGCATTCACATGTACATATGCTCCTTGACTCTCTAACCACACGTTGAGAACGTCGGATGTGCAACTTGATGTTTAACAGTTTACCAGCAATCTGCATTTTGGTTTTGGAATGTCAAAATGGTCAGACTAGGCCATGTGTTTCGTAAGTAGAAGTAACAAGATTCATGAGAAATATAAATGCCACTGCAATGAAACAATTAACCTAAGATCCTTATAACTAAATAGCACTAAAGTAACAGGAATGTTCATGAAGCTGAACAGAGTACTAGACAACCTATTTCGTGATACAACTGCAAGAATAATGTCAGCGAAATTACCATTCTCCATGTAAGGTCTTCTGGTCCAAGAGGTTGAGCAGGACTTGAATACAGAAAATGCCTTGAAAACTGTGAACGAATCACAGGTAAATTATTAATCATCAATACTGAATGTTCCCAGGCTGTATGTACAAAAGGAGTTGGATAAAGCGATCACCTTCACAAGATTAGATTGCATTTCTCTGATCCTTTTGGCATCGATTCTTCTTAGGTAATTCATGAGCCAGCCAGGTTGCAAAGCATCAGTTGATGAAACAAATAATGCTATCTGCACAATAAAGCATATCATTGAGCACTGCAGATTCACACTAGAGTGAAAAGTAGTTTTGAACAGCAGCAACTTAAATGGAACATTAGAAACAGTGAGATGCAATGATATATCATCATGGTATAGTCAGTTAGCCACAGGGTTGAAAGAAACCTTGACACTATATGATAATGCAGTTCCGGCAGACTGCAACCATATTCTGCTGCATGGTTCCACATAGCACACAGTAGTTTGGTGTACATCCGAGTAGCAGGCATGTTCTCTTCAGTTAACAGTACAATTATAACCAAGCCACCTCCATTCTATCAGAAGTTCACGATGCAGTACATACCAAGCAGACAAGCTTGAGGTTAAATGATTTTGACGCACCGGCTACAATATTAGTGTCATGTAGCAACTGCACTACAACAGGCGCAAGAAGAGGAGCGACAAGGAGCAGAATGGCACCAATGCTTTGCTGTAGCCACGGATGGCGTGTATCTTCGGTTTGGCTTAGTCGGTTTGTTAGGAGTCGGTTAGGTTTGTTACATCGATCGGTTTGGTTTGTTGAGAGGATCAAGGAGATTAACTGGGAACGTCTTGGCATATATAAGCCAGTGTACAGCGTGCTTAAAAGCAATAGATTGATCTCTCTTTACCCTTCCTCTTCTCTACGCCCTGTCTCAAAGCGTGACGAGCTGATCATGGCTCCAGTATCACTGTCAAGGTCCAACCTCACATGACTATGCTCACCGCAATCCACCTTCCACCAATATCCCACTGCCATCACAGTTAGAGAAGCTTCAAGAACTTATTGGAGCTGAAAACCAAGGGGtacttttttttaatctcaGGCTAGGCATTTGGATGATCCTAAAAGGAAAGCTTCTAAGGTTGGCTCGACAGGGAGCCAAATAAGCTCATTATCAGTGGCAAGACACTTCAAAAGCAAAACAACTCCAATTTCCCATGATTCCAGTGTTAATTTCTCTATTCCAAATAATTAGCTAGTAAAGCTTCCCATTGAACCAATTAAATAATGAGCCTAGGCAAGCACAGCATAGATAAGATGAGGCTGGTTTGTCCCATTGAGGTCTATATCTCAGCTTATCAAATAACTGTCAATCAATCAGTACCCATTGAGAATATAATACCAGAACCGTCCATTATGAACAAATGTGCAACTAGCTGTTCTACTATTGACAATACAAATGTATTCGTTGATATTAAGGGAATGCAACTACCAAGATATCCTTCATTTTCAGGAGggaaaaataaattttagaCTCATGCCTACCTTGAAATACCTTACCACTACGGATTAAGAGAGATTGGTAAAGGCATGTGAAATTAGCATAAAGATATTAAAAGCTGTCTGGATCTCCATGTTTACCTCCCTATAGTCAAGTATTCCTTCAAAAGGAAGCTCCAGTTCATCACTTATTATAACTGGGATACATCCACTAACAATTGCATCAAACAGGCGAGCAGAAGATGGGGTATCTCCAGCTGGACTCAGGCAAAAGAGAGACTTGCGCATGCCATCCTGAGCTGCTGTTTTTCCCTGAGCTCCAGCAGAACCTTCTTCTATAACTATGCCTTCTGCACCTTTTAGTTCCTCCACAAGCTTACTGCGGATCTTCCCTCCCTAGAGATAAAAATTTCAATGAAATAGATGCATAAAAACCATATAAGGCACGCACAAGCGGAAATTTTGCGTGCGTATATTCTGAACCTGAACTGTCAAAACCTGAAAAGTGGTACCAAGAGACTTACAGCATTTCTCTTTAGCCTTCCTCGAAAGAACAGCAATATACTTCTTTTGGATTGAGTTTCGGATACACACTTCGAATCACAAAGATCAACATTTGGAACATATGGAAGGATGACATCCTTTTCCAGATACACCTGTCCTGGTTTATACCTGAAATAAGACAGTGAGAGTTGTATTGCTCAACTGAAGTATGCAAGCAGTTTTCCAAGGTAAAGTGGCAACTGGGAAACAATGATACCGTACCAGTTGCCGGTTGAATCCATATCAGGTAGAAGCCATATTGCCTTCTTCACAAAACTCCGTACTGACTTAAATGACCATGGGTGGTGAACAGGAATGACATGATCTCTGCCTTCTGAACGTTGCCAAGCTGGCTGATTAGTCACCCACTTTAAAGCTTCCTGAAATCAAGGAGTAATGTTGATAAGGCCCTCTTGGAATAAAAAGAGATGACTAAACAACAAAATAATTTCCATCAATATAGGTAAATATTTTAAATGGTGTCCTACTGTTAATAGAACCAGAATCAGGCAATGTTGTCGGTCACTATAATTTAGATAtactttggggggggggggggggggggggggggggatccaACAAACCTTCACTGGTTAGATCCAGACTACCAACAAgaaggactaaattttagtttcATCAATAAATTTGCCTACATAAACACTAGTTTGTGTGTGTGGATGTCCTAAAACAAACATTTTTCGAAAATTAAACCTTAAGAGATGCTCCCACACCCTATAAAGTGCTTTGCATTCTTGTTTCTCCAGCAAGAAGTAACTGATTGTTGTGAAGAATGGCACATAGAAAATGTCTGCTTCTTCTTGCCGCTGAACCCTGAGGACATTCTTCAAAAGTCTTCGTGATTCAGGCGCAATGAGATCCGCCCATAGCCAGTAGTCAATAGAATGCTGCAAATGTGAATGAAGAAATAATTTGATTATGTAGACAGATGGAATAAAGTTCAATATCTTAAAAAGTATGCGATATTTGTTACATAATTACATACACAATTATTAGCTGAACAGAGATGTATTGAAAACTATGCCCAATAATTGTTACATAATTACACATATGATTCTGTAGCTAGAATTGTGGTATCAACATTCATTGCTTTTGGTATGATTCACCTCACCACCCAAAACAATGCCAAGAGTCATTTATACGTGTAAATTTGATAGTGTTCAAAAGAAATTCTGAAACTGCTTTACGAATAAGATGCGATACTCTAGTGTGAATCACATTCACCTCACAACAGAAACTTTGTATGATGAAAATTCTACCAGCCCTCTTgggatctactccctccgtcccaaattatagttcgttttggcttttctagattcatagcttttgctatgcatttaaacatagtgtatatctaagtgcgtagcaaaatcaatgaatctaaaaaagccaaaacgacctataatttgggacggagggagtagcgtACAAGCATACAGCCCAGTTCAGCAACATCAAGCTTTCCAAAGCATCAGCGAGCAGGTGTATCATAAAGGAGGCTAGGAGAGTATAATTATCCCACTTCCAACCAGGAAGCAATCCACGTGAATCAATGTGCTACGATTCTCAGTTTTTCACAATAAGGACAAAATTCCCCACTGTCATGAACTTAACTAGTACCACACACAACCAAATCTACAGCCAGGCGCCTCGTATCATCTCGACAAGATAAACAGAACAAAATTGCAGTTCGATCTCACCGCACGCCCACCTGCTCGATGAGCCGGTGCACGGGGCTCCCATTGGACGTGAGATTGTCCGTCTCCCGGTACGAGTCCCTGAACAGCCTCAGCAGATCGTAGGTGAACTTGCTCGGCATCTCGTACACGTAGACCCTGAGCGGccccgcggcgggcgcgggccaCGCGGGGTCCCCGTAGAGCCGGGCCTCCTCCTGGGCCCGGATCGCGGCATCAAGGTCGCCGGGAGCGGGCGCTGAGTCGGAGGGGTGCGGTGCGGCGAGGAAGCTTTCGAGGGAGGCGaggaaggaggtggtggtggaggagctagggctcgcgaggacggcggcggtggggcggggcgaggagggggagaggaggaggaagtaggcggcggagaggaggatgaggacgcccgcggcggcgaggagccggCGGGAGGAGGCAGAGGCGGGGCGCGCGTGCGCCAGGGAGGCGAACTGCTTCCCCGCCATGGTGGTGCCTCGCTTCGCTGGAGACGCACCGGAGCGTGGAGAACTGTGGAGACTGAGAAGAACAGCAGCTCTGTGTTCCTGTCGAGGAAACAGTGTGTGGGCCGCGGCGACTGCACTGTGCTCATTGGCCCAAAAGTGGCGATCTTTGTAGGCTGGATAGCCTGTGGGCTGAATTGAAATAGCCCGTCCAGCCCATTTACATATTTACGCATAGCCGGTTTCTCTTTTTCTGTGTACCATTTTTTTCTATATATGAAAAAAGATTTGTGCGGCATGCCATATGCTTCAGGGTCCTCACATTTCTTATACAAAATTTTCAGCTCCAGGCTTCTAGCAAACTATCCGTACTACCATTTCTGTTACTGTGTATTGTTGACTGTCTCCGTATATATCTGATGGCAACTGGTGAGCCGCCCACTTGGCAATTGGCATGCATGACGAGGCACAGGTCGCCGTCAGAGAAATTATTGATGCATggcgtaagaaaaagaaaacggggCCTCACTCACAGCAGGCAGGATCATGCGCGCACCATACCATACGCGCGACGCGAaggatgtgcatgcatgcttgcgtACGTAGACCAAGCTAAACGCGCAGCTCGTCACTTGCGATCGCGTCAAGGTCATCTATCCTTTATGTCAGCCGAAGAAGGCCAATAAGAGAAGTGTGTGCCAGCGCCCAGCGTTGCGTTCGTTTGCGCATAACCCCCCGCCCAACTCTAACGACGTACAAGATGGCACTCGTATCGTTTACTTTCGTGGTCTAGCTAGCCAGATGGCTGTATGATACTGCATCATCATCGATCGCCAATGTTTGTGCCAAACTCTTCGCTTACTGTCAACCTAAAAACGTGCATGATTTTCGCTGGAAATTTCACGTTGTGATTCTTTTTGCCGTGCTAGTTATAAACTCGGCAGGTCACGACGGATGCGTGCTCTTCTATGGTCTGGGTACGTTTCCGGCCATATACGCACACATGTGATGAGTTGCGTGCTgcttttcctctctctccttttccaGTTTGAGGATTCAGACGATGAGATGCATCTGCACGATCTCGTCTGGTGAACTTCATCCTTTCTGAACTTCATCTAACTTCAAAGCTTATCAGGCCGCACACGGCTAGTTCTAGCTCCAAAAAATGGTTCATAGACACATTAGATCGCAGTTCTACTGAGTGGTCGTgcagttttttcttcttcttctttctgcaGGGGTTCCTTGTTGGCCTTTGGTATCTTGGCACGTACAATCATTTGAGTTGCTGCAACTTTGCAGGACTTTCGGGGGCTTACCAGACGGATCGATCGATCCACTTGATTTGCATGCGTCGCCAGTGGCCTACGTAATAGGCGTACATACAtcaatgcatgcatgtatgtatgGCGCACGCCGGGATGCCGGCCGCCGTATATACGCGCGCGCCGTTGCGCGACGTCCGCAGCCAATGCAATCCCTTCTTGTCGCACCCACCAAAACCACGTACGCGTCTCCACGCCCTTCGTCGACGCCATTTTGTCCGCTCGATGATCAGATCCGGGCAGCCGCGGGCGCCTGCGCTGAGCTcatcggccggccggcggccggccatcGATCGATGCGCACAAGCAAACGCGCGATTGGCCACGGCACGACCCTCGGCcccctggccggccggccaccttTTTTCCTCGGCGCGGCGGCTTGCTTCAGCAAATCATCCAAACGACCCAGCCGACCGCGTGTGCAAACGCAACGAGATCATGAGCTGCGTACAAGATCGATCGATTGCATTTACGTCCCTGCACCATCGTTCAGTCGTTCACATGCACGCAGATGGTGGATCAATGAGATTTCAGCGTGTCGGTCAATGGAGAAGTACGAATAAACCGTGGACTACCACGACTTTGACCTTGGAAACGCGTATACGTAGGTACACCTACACACACCAGAAATTGACCCAG
This window encodes:
- the LOC101776779 gene encoding probable arabinosyltransferase ARAD1; protein product: MAGKQFASLAHARPASASSRRLLAAAGVLILLSAAYFLLLSPSSPRPTAAVLASPSSSTTTSFLASLESFLAAPHPSDSAPAPGDLDAAIRAQEEARLYGDPAWPAPAAGPLRVYVYEMPSKFTYDLLRLFRDSYRETDNLTSNGSPVHRLIEQHSIDYWLWADLIAPESRRLLKNVLRVQRQEEADIFYVPFFTTISYFLLEKQECKALYREALKWVTNQPAWQRSEGRDHVIPVHHPWSFKSVRSFVKKAIWLLPDMDSTGNWYKPGQVYLEKDVILPYVPNVDLCDSKCVSETQSKRSILLFFRGRLKRNAGGKIRSKLVEELKGAEGIVIEEGSAGAQGKTAAQDGMRKSLFCLSPAGDTPSSARLFDAIVSGCIPVIISDELELPFEGILDYREIALFVSSTDALQPGWLMNYLRRIDAKRIREMQSNLVKFSRHFLYSSPAQPLGPEDLTWRMIAGKLLNIKLHIRRSQRVVRESRSICTCECRVGNTTRML